The genomic stretch TTTTGATTCATCTTCGTTCAAAGCTACTGAGATGCCTTGATGAACTAGAAGAGCCTTCATTTTGATTCTCCATAAGCCAAAATCGTTCTCTCCATTGAACTTGTCCACTTCAAATCTGGCTGAACTCATTCTTGCTCTGTTTCTTGATCAACAAAGATGATCACCAAGTATTTCTTGAACCCTCCAATGCAACCTGTGCGTCTGATACCACTTGTtgtaaaaacaacaacaaaagaaCTAGCATAAAACAGAGAATAACAAATCAGATTTGAgccaaaacaacacaaacaattaCTTGGTTCATATCACATTGTAATCCTACACCCAAGGGGTAGAATAGCCTCAAAAATGGCTGGGAACTTTATTCAGTAAGCTTGAGATCAGTACAAGAGTTTACACCAAGAAGTCTTGCTCCAAATTACAAAGAGAGCTCACACAATGAGAGATCAAGATCAGATACACTTAAACTCTTTACAACCCTCAAATCTCACTCAATTTCTAACTCTTAACCAATATCCCAACAGACCAAGGTTCTCAAGTATTTATAGCTAATTCCCTTAACAGAACTAACTAACTAAACATGCCAATAAAACTGAAAGAAAAAGAACCCAAACTCCACATCAGCATATCAGTTAAAGTGGTTGAACTAACACCACACTAACATTTATATATTgtaataatattcaaataattaaaataaatttaaaatgttGAGTTTACTCTTATATATTTATCACTTGCACAAGTTATGAATAAAAGTTTTATGAgtatatatatgaaaattattCCTAAATTATGCACTCTCTTATTCATGCATTATCATGTAGAATGTGATAACGAAGAAAAGCGATCCAATAAAACAAGCGGCAATGGAAAGGGGAGCAGAAAGTGACAACACTGCATATGTACCAGTGAAAAATGCTATCATCATGAAGGGCAGGGCCCAGATTGTTAAGCCCATGCAAAGCTTATAGTAATTACACTTCCTATGATCATGTACTCCTTCTGCATATGTTATATTAAGGAagatgttgaaaaaaaaaacaaatgtagCAGAGAGCAACATGGCTATTGTGTTTGTTATGATGAAGGCCTGAAATGTTGTGTTGTTCCTCAGTACAACACTCCCTTGTTGTCGATGTCCAACCTCGTCGCTTATGTAACCTCCTGGCATCGTAAATCCAGCTGCAAATGTCACTGTCGAAATCAACGTAGAAGTAACTAGACTagattctttaatttttttaatgaattcCTTCTGCATATAATTCATGTTCTCGCGATTGAGTTCGAGTTCTAGGATATGTTTTCCCACAGAAGGCTCTATGGAGTATTTATTGAAGAGATCCAGCATTCTtacttgttatatatatagtgatCAGTTTACAATAAGATATAACACAGCTAGATAAAAAATCAAACTAtagaaatttaattaattacctcATATTGTTTGAATTGAAGCATATACACATCTCGaatattgttgtttttttttgttaagtGACATCCTATTCACTTTGGGATGAGACAACAAAGCTTTTAGAACGAGCAGATTCCACGAGGAAGTCACAGCCATATGAAGCAAGGGGGTATTTCCTTCCTTATCTTTTCTATTTAAAATTAATGATGATGCATGTTCTAAGATGAAGTTTACGTTGGAGAGATATGTAGTCGACACAGCATGGTGTAGAACATTTATGCCTTCATTGTCAACTTCTTCGTAGCTATCTGGACAACTTGCCAGAATTTCCTTCATTATCTTATCACCATAACACTCATTGTAAGCTGCAATGTGAAGAGTTGTCATGCCTTTCTTATTTTTGATGTAGGCACTACTTTCATTATTTTCTAGCAACATTTTTGTAATCTCCACCACATTTGATGAGTCGAAGAAAGCAACATAGTGCAATGGAATACAACCATCATCATCTGCTTGTTTTGTTAGAAAATCTACTTTGTCCACAAGCATTTTTGTTATTCCTGAAGAATTTAAGTAAATTATCTACAAtattaataacaacaacaataataataataataataatgaaatagAGAAATATAGTTTATTTATTGGTGGAAGGAGGATGTTATATTTTCTTGTATACTTACATTACATTCGTACACGCATGATTATCAATGTatctataatatttattatattatttaattatatgaatatatatttatataagttagagtaagtaataataaaaaaaatataaataataataattaagattatgtattaaatattattgtaatattgatattttataatattttaattatattaatataattattaaatatctatagTATAtcgtattttttaattaattttaaaagtataatCCATTATATATTTGTAAGATTTTGTTAAAGTTGACAGAGAAAAAAATTCATTAAAGCAAGAataagttaaaaatataatttttatatatataaagatataaagatacatgttatacccaaaaattggagaatgcatcctaggaggctaaggagaatgcattctaggagagctaaggggagtggtcctaggagaccccaaggaggatgtggtcttaggagaccccaaggaggatgtggtcctaagagaccccaagggtgtgtaggaggcaagcctcccaaggtttcctaagtgttggctcgaatgtgtccaaggtaagtagctaagtgtagagtccaagaactttacttagctaattgtttagtagtattatagtatgtttagtgttatcttagttactatggatttttggttcagaccgggaattatttggacactcatagtagtacttatagattttctaagtttaacctatagtttaagaatattaagtataacctaaggtttgattaatgtgactgatattaaggattatatttattatattataaggtttagacatcaaccaataggattttaagcacatgttatgaatggtaattaaggatttagtatttttgaggattaaattaaataagggtaaagtttgaatgttatagggtcagtcagcagctttgaatacgttgagggcttagtcaaggctgtttactccattcaaacttagctaaaaatgtgtaatttcctgtttaaatattcagcgtgtgccgatatatcgcagctatagggggcgatatgtcgcagcacgtagatacggaaaacacgaaacgatgcactgtcgcctcgggcatactggcccaggcgatatatcgcctacagggggcgatatatcgcctcctccagtatgttttcaaatgtttttgaattcatttcctttcagccattcaaactccttcaacagtccagcatcttttgaacgagtcttcagcctttgctgaacgattattcaaatgattttcacctaaaaagccattatttttattaaagtaaaatcaagatattttcattcccaaactctataaataggacctagtacccagccattattcaccatttgctctaagttcagaagctgctagtgttaagtgagtgtgagagtgtaaacacctggtttgggggaaaaaactataagcttaaacatcataagcttatcaaacactttgggaggtgagttctatagtatttcggtggaggttagattgatcttgcaatctttgaggtaaacccaaaactctagttcctttctgtattttatgttatttcctttctcaaaaccttctactcagtcccctaaccttattcttattttggttagggaatccaagttcttaagcacttaagtggtggtaagcatattttcttttaatggtttagtcttcctattctctttcatttcatcttctttctttagactcactcttgttcattatggttttaggagtgttccaagagtcctaactcagtccattttatcccggtaactttggtaaggaaaataggctagaatcaatatgttatgtgcttatgttatctatat from Humulus lupulus chromosome 5, drHumLupu1.1, whole genome shotgun sequence encodes the following:
- the LOC133777875 gene encoding protein ACCELERATED CELL DEATH 6-like → MDRKLFQAATDGELEFFREKVSELQLLLTPERNTVLHVHIITTSRTTNQTTFVEGILDLCPTLLMQTNAREETPLLMAARYGHHRIVDFLIEHAKLSKPQDLEEDISGVQTMIRMKNEEEDTALHEAARFGHLEVVQILTREDPDFSYSANKAGETPLYIVVQCRHQDLVNVILNNCSSPATGGPEGRTALHGASTNIGITKMLVDKVDFLTKQADDDGCIPLHYVAFFDSSNVVEITKMLLENNESSAYIKNKKGMTTLHIAAYNECYGDKIMKEILASCPDSYEEVDNEGINVLHHAVSTTYLSNKEFIKKIKESSLVTSTLISTVTFAAGFTMPGGYISDEVGHRQQGSVVLRNNTTFQAFIITNTIAMLLSATFVFFFNIFLNITYAEGVHDHRKCNYYKLCMGLTIWALPFMMIAFFTGTYAVLSLSAPLSIAACFIGSLFFVITFYMIMHE